Proteins co-encoded in one Callospermophilus lateralis isolate mCalLat2 chromosome 2, mCalLat2.hap1, whole genome shotgun sequence genomic window:
- the Syt12 gene encoding synaptotagmin-12, whose amino-acid sequence MAVDVADVAEYHLSVIKSPPGWEVGVYAAGALALLGIAAVSLWKLWTSGSFPSPSPFPNYDYRYLQQKYGETSVEARPKTMPAWNTQRARTRGPPSRKGSLSIEDNFEAISELGPLELMGRELDLAPYGTLRKSQSADSLNSISSVSNTFGQDFTLGQVEVSMDYDPASHTLHVAVLQGKDLLEREEASFESCFMRVSLLPDEQIVGISRIQRNAYSIFFDEKFSIPLDPTALEEKSLRFSVFGIDEDERNISTGVVELKLSVLDLPLQPFSGWLYLQDQNKAADAVGEILLSLSYLPTAERLTVVVVKAKNLIWTNDKTTADPFVKVYLLQDGRKMSKKKTAVKRDDPNPVFNEAMIFSVPAIVLQDLSLRVTVAESSSDSRGDNVGHVIIGPSASGMGTTHWNQMLATLRRPVSMWHPVRRN is encoded by the exons ATGGCCGTGGATGTGGCAGACGTGGCAGAATACCACCTGAGCG TCATCAAGAGCCCCCCTGGCTGGGAGGTGGGAGTCTACGCTGCAGGGGCCCTGGCCCTGCTGGGAATCGCAGCTGTGAGCCTGTGGAAGCTCTGGACATCGGGCAgcttccccagcccctccccattcCCAAATTATGACTACAGGTACCTTCAGCAGAAGTATGGCGAGACCTCCGTGGAGGCCAGGCCAAAG ACAATGCCTGCCTGGAACACCCAGCGGGCCAGGACTCGGGGACCACCCAGTcgcaagggcagcctcagcatcGAGGACAACTTTGAGGCCATCAGTGAGCTGGGGCCGTTGGAGCTGATGGGCCGCGAGCTGGACCTGGCCCCCTATGGGACCCTCCGGAAATCCCAGTCGGCTGACTCCCTGAACTCCATCTCCTCCGTGAGCAACACCTTTGGGCAGGACTTCACGCTGGGCCAGGTGGAGGTGAGCATGGACTACGACCCAGCCTCCCACACCCTCCACGTGGCCGTGCTGCAGGGCAAGGACCTCTTGGAGCGCGAGGAAGCCAGCTTTGAGTCCTGCTTCATGCGCGTGAGCCTGCTGCCCGACGAGCAGATCGTGGGCATTTCCAGG ATCCAGAGGAATGCCTACTCCATCTTCTTCGATGAGAAGTTCTCCATCCCGCTGGATCCCACAGCCCTGGAGGAGAAGAGCCTGCGGTTTTCCGTGTTTGGCATTGACGAGGATGAGAGGAACATCAGCACCGGGGTGGTAGAGCTGAAGCTCTCCGTACTTGACCTGCCCCTGCAGCCCTTCAGCGGCTGGCTCTACTTACAGGACCAGAACAAG GCTGCTGATGCAGTGGGAGAGATCCTGCTATCCCTCAGCTACCTGCCCACAGCTGAGCGCCTCACCGTGGTGGTGGTAAAGGCCAAGAATCTTATCTGGACCAACGACAAGACCACAGCAG ACCCCTTTGTGAAGGTGTACCTGCTGCAGGATGGGAGGAAGATGAGCAAGAAGAAGACAGCCGTGAAGAGGGATGACCCCAACCCAGTGTTCAACGAAGCCATGATCTTCTCGGTGCCAGCCATTGTGCTCCAG GACCTATCTCTCCGTGTGACGGTGGCTGAGAGCAGCAGTGACAGCCGTGGGGACAACGTGGGCCACGTTATCATCGGGCCATCAGCCAGTGGCATGGGCACCACACACTGGAACCAGATGCTGGCCACACTGCGCAGGCCTGTGTCCATGTGGCACCCTGTCCGGCGAAACTAG